A single region of the Fimbriimonadaceae bacterium genome encodes:
- a CDS encoding aldo/keto reductase encodes MKRVTLGQSDLQVTRLAYGCMRIAGTWNPADVDEGRRSHAYACINAAINAGYNLFDHADIYCRGECERLFGDVLQAQPGLRDRLLIATKCGIRQPADPHPDSPHRYDFSKEHILWSCEESLKRLRVDTIDLYQLHRPDALMNPEEIGEAFVRLHEQGKVRWFGVSNFYPSSVSALQAGLPFPIVVNQIEVHLRRLDPIYDGTLDQCLQKKIVPLSWSPLGGGFFVRDNDTPEVRQHAEKLMEMLMSVAEKHETTWAVIALAWLMKHPSGIIPIVGSANPDRIREMVRADEIEIDREDWYRIFVAARMERLP; translated from the coding sequence ATGAAGCGCGTTACGCTCGGACAGTCCGACCTCCAGGTCACCCGCCTTGCCTACGGATGCATGCGCATTGCCGGAACCTGGAACCCCGCCGACGTCGACGAAGGCCGCCGCAGCCACGCCTACGCCTGCATCAACGCCGCCATCAACGCCGGATACAACCTTTTCGACCACGCCGACATCTACTGCCGGGGCGAGTGTGAGCGGCTGTTCGGAGACGTCCTGCAAGCCCAGCCCGGACTGCGCGACCGTCTTCTCATCGCCACGAAATGCGGCATCCGCCAGCCCGCCGACCCCCACCCCGACTCACCCCACAGATACGACTTCAGCAAGGAGCACATCCTGTGGTCGTGCGAAGAGTCGCTCAAGCGGCTGAGAGTAGACACCATCGACCTCTATCAGCTCCACCGCCCCGACGCGCTCATGAACCCTGAAGAGATCGGCGAGGCGTTCGTCAGGCTCCACGAACAGGGCAAGGTGCGCTGGTTCGGCGTCTCCAATTTCTATCCGTCCAGCGTCTCGGCCCTCCAGGCCGGACTCCCCTTCCCGATCGTCGTGAACCAGATCGAAGTCCACCTGCGCAGGCTCGACCCGATCTACGACGGAACGCTGGACCAGTGTCTCCAAAAGAAGATCGTTCCGCTCTCCTGGAGCCCGCTCGGAGGAGGATTCTTCGTGCGAGACAACGACACGCCCGAAGTCCGTCAGCACGCCGAAAAGCTGATGGAGATGCTGATGTCGGTCGCCGAAAAGCACGAGACGACCTGGGCCGTCATCGCGCTGGCATGGCTGATGAAACACCCGAGCGGGATCATCCCGATCGTCGGCTCAGCAAACCCGGACCGAATACGTGAGATGGTGCGCGCGGATGAGATTGAGATCGACCGTGAAGACTGGTACCGCATCTTCGTCGCCGCGAGGATGGAGCGGTTGCCGTAG
- a CDS encoding PhnD/SsuA/transferrin family substrate-binding protein — MAKTVLVGAVAYDPKVVSIWEIIKKYFVENGCDIDYVFYSNYEQLVTALLNDQIDIAWNSPLAWVDAQHRSGSQCRAIAMRDTDRDRVTHIVVKADSGINALQDLRGKTLATGAKDSPQATLIPIRLMQDAGLEPGRDFFVKRFDVLVGKHGDHVGGERDALQCLMDGNADATCVLDLNWGLWSSDGTADPAKYKILATTPPFDHCVFTVRDGFDSSTESDWLKVLHSMSYDNPEHKEMMDMEGLKEWQEGRTTGFWQLEDAVTRQGFFK, encoded by the coding sequence ATGGCAAAAACTGTTTTGGTCGGCGCAGTCGCCTATGACCCGAAGGTCGTCTCCATCTGGGAGATCATCAAAAAGTACTTTGTTGAGAACGGCTGTGATATCGACTACGTGTTCTACAGCAACTACGAACAGCTTGTCACCGCTCTGCTGAACGACCAGATCGACATCGCATGGAATTCACCGCTGGCGTGGGTCGATGCCCAACACCGTTCCGGTTCACAGTGCCGAGCCATTGCCATGCGCGACACCGATCGCGATCGGGTGACGCATATCGTCGTCAAGGCAGACAGCGGCATCAATGCCCTGCAAGACCTTCGGGGCAAGACCCTGGCAACTGGAGCGAAAGATTCTCCGCAAGCTACGCTCATCCCGATTAGACTCATGCAAGACGCTGGCCTGGAACCGGGCCGCGACTTCTTCGTCAAGAGGTTCGACGTTTTGGTCGGCAAGCATGGGGACCATGTTGGCGGTGAGCGTGACGCCTTGCAATGCTTGATGGACGGCAACGCCGATGCTACGTGTGTGCTGGATTTGAACTGGGGACTCTGGTCGTCGGACGGAACGGCTGACCCAGCAAAGTACAAAATCCTCGCCACGACTCCCCCGTTCGACCACTGCGTCTTTACCGTCCGCGACGGCTTCGATTCATCCACCGAATCGGACTGGTTGAAGGTCCTGCATTCGATGAGCTACGACAATCCAGAGCACAAAGAGATGATGGACATGGAGGGGTTGAAGGAGTGGCAAGAGGGGCGAACCACCGGGTTCTGGCAACTTGAAGACGCTGTAACAAGACAAGGGTTCTTCAAATGA
- a CDS encoding prepilin-type N-terminal cleavage/methylation domain-containing protein: MKKHNKAFTLIELLVVIAIIAILAAILFPVFAQAKSAAKKTQSVSNLKQIGLAWQMYAGDYDDVCMRVRTWDSAKSYYWWGSFDGTTLRESEGLLFPYTKNKGIQSDPTFADTLRTVIGFTGYAYNYSYLSPSSYAPPTWDEVPSPVLMSQVGSVSDTVAFATSARVNNWSFSSPVVEGNTYLEPPSSDFPTFQGRHSSRGAVLWCDGHVSTFTPTYRSGTFGYGNDAAVFKRFLVGDIDKDGDFTTDELFDLE; the protein is encoded by the coding sequence GTGAAAAAACACAACAAAGCATTTACCCTCATTGAGCTTCTCGTCGTCATTGCGATCATCGCGATCCTGGCGGCTATTCTCTTCCCTGTCTTTGCTCAAGCCAAGTCGGCGGCAAAGAAAACACAATCCGTCTCTAACCTCAAGCAGATCGGCCTTGCCTGGCAGATGTATGCAGGCGACTACGATGACGTCTGCATGAGGGTGCGCACCTGGGACAGCGCAAAATCCTACTACTGGTGGGGCAGCTTCGACGGGACGACACTCCGGGAGAGTGAAGGGCTGCTCTTCCCTTACACCAAAAACAAGGGCATCCAAAGCGACCCGACGTTCGCGGACACCCTGCGCACGGTGATCGGATTCACGGGATACGCCTATAACTACAGCTATCTAAGCCCTTCGTCATACGCTCCGCCGACATGGGATGAGGTTCCGTCACCCGTCTTAATGTCGCAGGTCGGGAGCGTGTCTGACACTGTCGCCTTTGCCACGAGCGCAAGAGTTAACAACTGGTCGTTTTCATCGCCGGTTGTTGAGGGGAACACCTATTTGGAGCCCCCTTCTTCGGACTTTCCCACCTTCCAGGGTCGACATAGTTCTCGTGGGGCCGTGCTGTGGTGCGATGGACATGTGAGTACATTCACACCCACCTATCGCAGCGGCACGTTCGGTTATGGCAACGATGCTGCCGTGTTCAAGCGGTTTCTTGTGGGTGATATCGACAAAGATGGAGACTTTACTACCGACGAGCTCTTCGATCTCGAATAG
- a CDS encoding SDR family oxidoreductase has translation MDLGIAGKVAMVAAGSKGIGRATAKLLAQEGCHVSICGRDETSLRAAQARILTDSNGAKVHICQADVTQSSDLERWFGLTVDELGPASILVTNTGGPPAGLVDSLTDEQWQLGFDSTIMNIVRLCRLAVPTMKASSFGRIVHITSLVAKEPSQLLAISSTLRAGIMGLIRVQATEYAEHNITVNGVLPGHTLTDRQTHLAEIRAEREGITVDQALQNQAAAVPMKRLADADEIAAAIVFLCSMQAGYVTGTNLLVDGGLTKGLA, from the coding sequence ATGGACTTGGGAATTGCTGGCAAGGTGGCGATGGTCGCGGCGGGATCGAAGGGGATCGGGCGGGCGACAGCGAAACTCTTGGCGCAAGAGGGGTGCCACGTGTCGATCTGCGGGCGTGATGAAACCAGCCTCCGGGCTGCCCAAGCCCGAATCCTCACAGACTCAAATGGCGCAAAGGTTCATATCTGTCAAGCCGACGTGACCCAAAGCAGCGACCTTGAGCGTTGGTTTGGCCTCACTGTTGACGAGCTTGGGCCAGCGAGCATTCTTGTCACCAATACCGGCGGTCCACCGGCCGGGCTCGTCGATTCGCTTACAGACGAACAATGGCAGCTCGGTTTCGATTCCACAATCATGAACATCGTACGGCTATGCCGTCTTGCGGTCCCAACTATGAAAGCGAGCAGTTTTGGGCGGATCGTCCATATCACTTCTTTGGTCGCCAAGGAGCCTAGCCAGCTCCTTGCCATTAGCTCCACTCTGCGAGCTGGAATTATGGGCTTGATCCGAGTCCAGGCAACCGAGTACGCGGAGCACAACATCACTGTGAACGGCGTACTGCCTGGGCACACGCTTACGGACCGCCAAACACACCTCGCCGAGATTCGCGCTGAACGAGAGGGGATTACGGTTGATCAGGCCCTGCAGAATCAGGCTGCAGCCGTACCGATGAAGCGACTTGCCGATGCGGATGAGATTGCGGCGGCGATCGTCTTTCTGTGCTCGATGCAAGCGGGTTACGTTACGGGAACGAATCTATTGGTGGATGGTGGGTTGACGAAGGGATTGGCATAG
- a CDS encoding cobalamin-independent methionine synthase II family protein, whose amino-acid sequence MSLPLFPVTMVGSWPRRSELLKAQKAKRAGRITSSEFNKVADGEVARLLKLQEEIGVDIVTDGEQRRDNFYSFVAEKLEGVQLMSLGEMLDYVEDKAGFERLLQTLDVPSYAISNPTCVGKVKQREPLALNELRFVKEHTDKPVKIPLPGPYILTRAMWVPEVASKYYASKEELGEDVVEILSREVEALVKEGADFIQFDEPILTELVFTQGQTRTFMCAALASRKDPAEELEFAVSLINRVIKAAGNVRTGLHICRGNWSQDESTLLQGNYRPLLPSLEQMNVPQFVLEYATPRAGDLIAIPGKELGYGVVNPRTEDVESVEQIVSRVEEALKVIPKEKLFLNPDCGFATFSMRPVNEDEIAANKMRNIVAAAQNLRTKYA is encoded by the coding sequence ATGAGCCTGCCGCTTTTCCCAGTAACGATGGTCGGCTCTTGGCCTCGACGGTCGGAACTGCTCAAAGCCCAAAAGGCGAAGCGAGCAGGGCGAATAACGTCTTCAGAGTTCAACAAGGTTGCCGATGGCGAGGTAGCTCGCCTCCTCAAGCTCCAAGAAGAGATTGGAGTTGATATCGTCACCGATGGCGAGCAGCGTCGAGATAACTTCTACTCCTTCGTTGCGGAAAAGCTGGAAGGCGTGCAGCTCATGTCCCTCGGCGAGATGCTCGACTATGTGGAGGATAAGGCCGGATTTGAGCGGCTTCTCCAAACGCTCGACGTGCCCTCCTATGCCATCAGTAACCCGACGTGCGTCGGCAAGGTCAAGCAAAGAGAGCCGCTCGCACTGAATGAGCTTCGGTTCGTGAAGGAGCATACGGACAAGCCCGTTAAAATCCCGCTGCCCGGCCCCTATATCCTCACTCGGGCGATGTGGGTGCCCGAAGTTGCCTCGAAATATTACGCCTCCAAAGAGGAGCTCGGTGAAGATGTGGTGGAGATATTGAGCCGTGAGGTGGAGGCGCTTGTAAAGGAGGGTGCCGACTTCATTCAGTTCGACGAGCCGATCCTGACGGAGTTGGTATTCACTCAGGGCCAAACCCGGACGTTTATGTGTGCGGCTTTGGCGTCGCGCAAAGACCCCGCCGAAGAACTGGAGTTTGCCGTTTCTCTCATCAATCGTGTCATCAAGGCAGCTGGAAATGTTCGAACCGGTCTTCATATCTGCCGGGGCAATTGGAGCCAAGACGAATCGACCTTACTTCAGGGCAACTACCGCCCGTTGCTGCCCTCACTTGAGCAGATGAATGTGCCTCAATTCGTACTCGAATACGCAACCCCGAGAGCGGGCGACCTCATCGCCATTCCCGGCAAGGAGTTGGGATACGGCGTCGTTAACCCACGCACCGAAGACGTCGAATCGGTCGAGCAGATCGTCTCCCGCGTCGAAGAAGCGCTGAAGGTCATTCCTAAAGAGAAGCTGTTCTTAAATCCCGATTGCGGCTTTGCCACATTCTCGATGCGCCCAGTCAACGAGGACGAAATTGCTGCGAACAAGATGCGGAACATCGTCGCAGCAGCCCAGAACTTGCGCACTAAGTACGCCTAA
- a CDS encoding OsmC family protein, with protein sequence MNPRWSVRVRAARNLSTVFAGKSSLNILSRVSTSGVESAPDPIQTILGALAADINGCFERSLTRRRVLVDAMEATLFADLHSPMVAAGVIGEEGNPAIEAIDISFFASTDGDDSVVESAWEEALRSSSLFQTFSKSAKVHVTFRHM encoded by the coding sequence GTGAATCCGCGCTGGTCGGTACGGGTCCGTGCCGCTCGCAATCTCTCGACAGTGTTCGCTGGCAAATCCAGCCTGAATATTCTGTCGCGTGTCTCCACTTCCGGGGTCGAATCCGCCCCCGATCCAATCCAAACGATACTCGGCGCTCTTGCCGCTGATATCAACGGCTGCTTCGAGCGTTCCCTCACCCGTAGGCGGGTGTTGGTGGACGCAATGGAGGCAACCCTCTTTGCCGACCTGCACAGCCCGATGGTCGCGGCCGGTGTAATCGGGGAGGAAGGAAACCCCGCAATCGAAGCCATCGACATCTCATTTTTTGCATCGACAGACGGCGACGACTCCGTCGTGGAGAGCGCATGGGAAGAAGCCTTGCGCTCATCGTCGCTGTTCCAAACCTTCTCAAAAAGCGCAAAGGTGCATGTCACCTTTCGCCATATGTGA
- a CDS encoding acyl-CoA/acyl-ACP dehydrogenase: protein MYRLNSEELAIVDTARKVVNEVIRPNAETVDSQSQFPAAGLQALGDSGLMGLTISKDFGGMGAGLRCSAAVLDEVAQACASTAMVYLMHLCGLTVYSAKPEVAGDHLREAAKGKHLTTLAWSEAGSRSHFWAPVSRSTESEGQITLNAKKSWVTSAGHADGYVATTGTYSGIDLVLVLKSDDGFSVAGPWDALGMRGNASAPMTLENCKVPTSRRLSEPDQAFGMMMGIVLPQFQLGNAAVSVGVAEGAVQATAKHLTGNKFEHLGSKLADLPNLRVRLAQMRIETDKARALLASSIDAAESGAPTAMLHILQSKAMAGDAAMDVTDLAMKACGGAAFSKQLGIERSFRDARAMSVMAPTSDVLHDFIGKALCGMELF from the coding sequence ATGTACCGACTTAACTCTGAAGAACTCGCCATCGTAGATACCGCCCGCAAAGTAGTCAATGAGGTCATTAGACCGAACGCAGAGACTGTAGACAGTCAAAGCCAGTTCCCAGCCGCAGGACTTCAAGCGCTGGGTGATTCCGGGCTGATGGGCCTGACCATATCGAAGGACTTCGGCGGCATGGGCGCAGGGTTGCGGTGTTCCGCTGCCGTTCTGGACGAGGTTGCCCAGGCGTGTGCCTCCACAGCGATGGTCTATCTGATGCATCTCTGTGGCCTGACTGTCTATAGCGCCAAGCCAGAAGTTGCCGGCGATCATCTCCGCGAAGCCGCCAAAGGAAAACACCTGACGACCCTTGCTTGGAGCGAAGCGGGATCACGCAGCCACTTCTGGGCGCCCGTGAGCAGGTCAACCGAAAGCGAAGGGCAGATAACGTTAAACGCGAAGAAATCGTGGGTCACCTCGGCGGGCCATGCCGACGGCTATGTCGCGACGACCGGCACCTACTCCGGTATCGACCTGGTACTCGTCCTTAAATCCGACGACGGATTCAGCGTTGCTGGGCCGTGGGACGCCTTAGGCATGCGGGGAAATGCCAGCGCTCCCATGACGCTGGAGAACTGCAAAGTCCCCACATCAAGACGATTAAGCGAGCCCGACCAGGCCTTTGGCATGATGATGGGCATTGTCTTGCCACAGTTCCAGCTTGGCAACGCGGCTGTCTCGGTCGGCGTGGCTGAGGGCGCTGTGCAGGCTACGGCGAAGCACCTAACCGGCAATAAGTTCGAGCATCTTGGTTCCAAGCTTGCCGACCTTCCGAACCTTCGGGTCCGGCTTGCTCAAATGAGAATCGAAACCGACAAGGCGCGAGCGCTGCTCGCCTCCTCCATCGATGCTGCTGAATCCGGTGCTCCCACTGCGATGCTTCACATTTTGCAGTCGAAAGCGATGGCAGGGGATGCCGCTATGGACGTGACGGACCTGGCGATGAAGGCATGCGGAGGCGCGGCATTCAGCAAGCAACTAGGCATCGAGCGATCCTTTAGGGATGCACGCGCGATGAGTGTCATGGCCCCCACTTCCGACGTCCTTCACGACTTCATAGGCAAAGCGCTTTGCGGAATGGAGTTGTTCTAA